A single window of Mustela erminea isolate mMusErm1 chromosome 4, mMusErm1.Pri, whole genome shotgun sequence DNA harbors:
- the CUL7 gene encoding cullin-7 isoform X1 → MVGELRYREFRVPLGPGLHAYPDELIRQRVGHDGHPEYQIRWLILRRGDDGDGGSSQVDCKAEHILLWMSNDEIYANCHKMLGEDGQVIGPSQEIAGEAGALDKSVLGEMETDVKALIQRALRQLEECVGTIPPAPLLHTVHVLSAYASIEPLTGVFKDPRVLDLLMHMLSSPDYQIRWSAGRMIQALASHDAGTRTQILLSLSQQEAIEKHLDFDSRCALLALFAQATLSEHPMSFEGIQLPQVPGRLLFSLVKRYLHVTSLLDQLNDSTAEPGAQNSSSPEELSAERDRLELEFSMAMGTLISELVQAMRWDWASSRQGPLARSSCSIFQPQMAEAGRGLPPTRAQPSIRRSRRFRPRSEFASGNTYALYVRETLQPGMRVRMLDDYEEVSAGDEGEFRQSNNGVPPVQVLWESTGRTYWVHWHMLEILGFEEDIEDVVEAEDYHRAVVSGALGIAVPSWRWKPMTELYAVPYVLPEDEDAEESEHLSQAEWWELLFFIKKLDGPDHQEVLQILQENLDGEVLDDEILAELAVPIELAQDLLLALPQRLDDSALRDLLNCRVYRKYGPEALAGQPAYPTLLEAQAQPQESAGAAREEGKEPPTQYPDTPLRRLMEGCGPPGRTFLDLEHALSSGGPQETEIKPFLLQLQRQPQPFLTLMRSLATPAANKPLHLTVLRILMQLVDFPEAPLLPWHEAMDACMACLRSPDTDREVLQELIFFLHRLASVSRDYAVVLNQLGARDAISKALEKHLGKLELAQELRDMVFKCEKHAHLYRKLTTNILGGCIQVRREGRRRLVGSPRGENMNPEQWRGRRQCSCSWEGQARPVNPRAFVLCNPSPTWSCCTRVLEEVPLLPGLSSTHVCTCSSLLPAPFFLLFRLQMVLGQIEDHRRTHRPINIPFFDVFLRYLCQGSSVEVKEDKCWEKVEVSSNPHRASKLTDRNPKTYWESNGSAGSHYITLHMHRGVLIRQLTLLVAGEDSSYMPARVVVFGGDSPNSLNTELNSVNVMPSASRVVLLENLNRFWPVIQIRIKRCQQGGIDTRIRGLEVLGPKPTFWPVFREQLCRHTRLFYMVRAQAWSQDIAEDRRSLLHLSSRLNGALRQEQNFADRFLPDDEAAQALGKTCWEALVSPLVQNITSPDEDGISPLGWLLDQYLECREAAHNPQSRAAAFSSRVRRLTHLLVHVEPCEAPPPAVAAPRPKGRNRSHDWSSLATRGLPSSIVRNLTRCWGAVVEEQVNNFLTSHWRDDDFVPRYCEHFHNLQKSSSELFGPRAAFLLALHNGCAGGLLKLPFLKAAHVSEQFARHIDQRIQGSRIGGARGMEMLAQLQRCLETVLIFSGLEIATTFEHYYQHYMADRLLSVGSSWLEGAVLEQIGPCFPNRLPQQMLRSLSTSEELQRQFHVYQLQRLDQQLLKLDDTEKKIQGGHEASDKEHKGEKADGPGVAAATGEEDEEEEEDEDLYYEGAMPEVSVLVLSPRCWPIASIRHTLNPRTCLPSYLRGTVNQYSNFYSKSQSYPALERGPQRRLQWTWLGRAELQFGDQTLHVSTVQMWLLLYLNDLKAVSVESLLALSGLSPDMLDQAIGPLTSSRGPLDLEEQKDVPGRLLKIRDASEEPRPRRGNVWLIPPQTYLKAEDEEGRNLEKRRNLLNCLIVRILKAHGDEGLHIDQLVCRVLDAWQKGPCPPRGLVSSLGKGSACGSTDVLSCVLHLLGKGTVRRHDDRPHTLSYAVPVTVMEPHTESLNPGSSGPNPPLTFHTLQIRSRGVPYASCTGTHSFSTFR, encoded by the exons ATGGTGGGGGAGCTCCGCTACAGGGAATTCAGAGTGCCCCTGGGGCCGGGCTTGCACGCCTATCCAGATGAGCTGATCCGCCAGCGGGTGGGCCACGATGGGCATCCTGAGTACCAGATTCGCTGGCTCATCCTCCGGCGTGGGGATGACGGGGACGGGGGCTCTAGCCAAGTGGACTGCAAGGCCGAACACATCTTGCTGTGGATGTCCAATGACGAGATCTACGCCAACTGCCACAAGATGCTGGGCGAGGATGGCCAGGTCATCGGGCCCTCTCAGGAGAttgcaggggaggctggggcccTGGACAAGTCTGTGCTGGGGGAAATGGAAACCGATGTGAAGGCTTTGATTCAGAGGGCCCTCCGGCAGCTGGAGGAGTGTGTGGGCACCATCCCTCCTGCTCCTCTTCTTCATACTGTGCACGTACTCAGCGCCTACGCCAGCATCGAGCCTCTGACTGGGGTGTTCAAAGACCCAAGGGTCCTGGACCTGCTCATGCACATGTTGAGCAGTCCTGATTATCAGATCCGCTGGAGTGCGGGCCGGATGATCCAAGCCCTGGCCTCCCATGATGCTG GGACCCGGACTCAGATTCTTCTATCGCTGAGCCAGCAAGAGGCCATTGAGAAACACCTGGATTTTGACAGCCGCTGTGCTCTGCTGGCTCTGTTCGCACAGGCCACGCTCTCTGAACATCCCATGTCTTTTGAGGGCATTCAGCTGCCACAG GTTCCGGGAAGGCTGCTCTTCTCCCTGGTAAAGCGCTATTTACATGTCACTTCCCTTCTGGACCAGCTGAATGACAGCACTGCAGAACCAGGGGCCCAGAACAGCTCTTCTCCTGAGGAGTTGAGTGCGGAAAGGGATCGACTGGAGCTGGAGTTCAGCATGGCCATGGGCACCTTGATCTCAGAGCTGGTGCAGGCCATGCGCTGGGACTGGGCCTCGAGCAGACAAGGGCCCTTGGCCCGGTCTTCCTGCTCCATCTTCCAGCCCCAGATGGCGGAGGCTGGCCGGGGGCTGCCACCCACCCGGGCCCAGCCCTCCATTAGGAGGTCAAGGAGGTTCCGCCCTCGCTCTGAGTTTGCAAGTGGCAACACTTATGCCTTGTACGTGCGAGAGACACTGCAGCCTGGGATGCGAGTGCGCATGCTGGATGACTACGAGGAGGTCAGCGCTGGGGACGAGGGCGAGTTCCGCCAGAGCAACAACGGCGTGCCCCCTGTGCAG GTGTTGTGGGAGTCGACGGGCCGCACCTACTGGGTACACTGGCACATGCTGGAAATTCTGGGCTTTGAGGAAGACATTGAGGATGTGGTTGAGGCTGAGGACTACCACAGGGCAGTGGTCAGTGGAGCCCTGGGTATAG CTGTGCCCTCCTGGCGGTGGAAACCCATGACAGAGCTCTATGCGGTGCCCTACGTGCTGCCTGAGGATGAGGATGCTGAGGAGAGTGAACACCTGTCCCAGGCGGAGTGGTGGGAGCTCCTCTTCTTCATCAAGAAGCTGGACGGCCCCGACCATCAGGAGGTTCTCCAGATTCTGCAGGAGAACCTGGATGGGGAG GTTCTGGATGACGAGATCCTGGCTGAGCTGGCCGTGCCTATAGAGTTGGCCCAGGACCTGCTGCTGGCTCTGCCACAGCGACTCGATGACAGCGCTCTCAGGGACCTGCTCAACTGCCGTGTCTACAGGAAATATGGGCCCGAGGCTCTGGCAGGGCAGCCAGCTTACCCAACCCTGCTGGAAGCCCAGGCTCAGCCTCAGGAATCAGCAGGTGCAGCCAGAGAGGAAG GAAAAGAACCCCCAACACAGTATCCTGATACTCCTCTGCGGCGACTGATGGAGGGCTGCGGTCCACCTGGAAGGACCTTCCTGGACCTGGAGCACGCCCTCAGCTCAGGGGGGCCCCAGGAGACAGAGATCAAGCCTTTCCTGCTCCAGCTGCAGCGGCAGCCCCAGCCCTTCCTTACACTGATGCGGAGCCTTGCCACCCCGGCAGCCAACAAGCCCCTGCACTTGACCGTTCtgag aaTCCTGATGCAGCTGGTGGACTTCCCCGAGGCGCCGCTGCTCCCCTGGCACGAGGCCATGGACGCCTGCATGGCCTGCCTGCGGTCACCAGACACTGACCGAGAG GTGCTCCAGGAGCTGATCTTCTTCCTGCACCGCCTGGCCTCCGTGAGCAGGGACTATGCCGTGGTCCTGAATCAGCTGGGAGCCCGAGATGCCATCTCCAAGGCCCTGGAAAAGCACCTGGGAAAACTGGAGCTGGCTCAGGAGCTGCGGGACATGGTGTTCAAGTGTGAGAAGCATGCCCACCTCTACCGGAAACTCACCACCAACATCCTGGGAGGCTGTATCCAGGTcaggagggagggcaggcggAGGCTTGTGGGTTCACCACGGGGTGAGAACATGAACCCTGAGCAGTGGCGGGGGAGGAGGCAGTGTTCCTGCAGCTGGGAAGGGCAGGCAAGGCCAGTGAACCCAAGGGCATTTGTTCTctgcaacccctcccccacctggtcCTGCTGTACCAGGGTTCTGGAGGAGGTCCCACTGCTGCCAGGTCTTTCCTCCACACACGTTTGCACgtgctcttctctcctccccgCACCCTTCTTTCTGCTCTTCCGGCTGCAGATGGTGCTGGGCCAGATCGAAGACCACAGACGGACCCACCGACCCATCAACATCCCGTTCTTTGACGTGTTCCTCAGATACCTGTGCCAGG gctccAGTGTGGAGGTGAAGGAGGACAAGTGCTGGGAGAAGGTAGAGGTGTCCTCCAACCCCCACCGGGCCAGCAAGCTGACGGACCGCAACCCCAAGACCTACTGGGAGTCCAACGGCAGTGCGGGCTCCCACTACATCACCTTGCACATGCACCGGGGCGTTCTTATCCG GCAGCTGACTCTGCTGGTGGCTGGTGAAGACTCGAGCTACATGCCGGCGAGGGTGGTGGTGTTTGGGGGCGACAGCCCCAACTCTCTTAACACAGAACTCAACTCG GTCAACGTGATGCCGTCCGCCAGCCGGGTGGTCCTCCTGGAGAACCTGAACCGCTTCTGGCCTGTCATCCAGATCCGCATAAAGCGCTGCCAGCAG GGCGGCATTGACACACGCATCCGGGGCTTAGAGGTCCTGGGCCCCAAGCCCACCTTCTGGCCGGTGTTCCGGGAGCAGCTGTGCCGTCACACACGCCTCTTCTACATGGTTCGGGCACAGGCCTGGAGTCAGGATATAGCAGAGGACCGCAGGAGCCTCCTGCACCTGAGTTCTAG ACTCAATGGGGCTCTGCGGCAGGAGCAGAATTTTGCTGATCGCTTCCTCCCTGATGACGAGGCCGCCCAAGCACTGGGCAAGACCTGCTGGGAGGCCCTGGTCAGCCCCCTGGTGCAGAACATCACCTCCCCCG ACGAGGATGGCATCAGCCCCCTGGGCTGGCTGCTGGACCAGTACCTGGAGTGTCGGGAGGCTGCCCACAACCCCCAGAGCCGTGCGGCTGCTTTCTCCTCGAGGGTGCGCCGTCTCACCCACTTGCTGGTGCACGTTGAGCCCTGTGAGGCGCCGCCTCCAGCCGTGGCTGCTCCCCGCCCCA AGGGCAGAAACCGAAGCCATGACTGGAGCTCCCTGGCCACCCGGGGGCTCCCCAGCAGCATTGTGAGAAACCTGACCCGCTGCTGGGGGGCAGTGGTGGAGGAGCAG GTGAACAACTTCCTGACTTCGCACTGGCGGGATGATGACTTTGTGCCGCGCTACTGCGAACACTTTCACAACCTGCAGAAGTCGAGCTCCGAGCTGTTTGGGCCCAGGGCGGCCTTCCTGCTGGCCCTGCACAATGGCTGTGCCGGAGGCTTACTGAAGCTCCCATTCCTCAAAGCCGCCCAT gtgAGTGAGCAGTTCGCCCGGCACATCGACCAGCGGATCCAGGGCAGCAGGATTGGCGGAGCCCGCGGGATGGAGATGCTGGCGCAGTTGCAGCGCTGCCTGGAGACGGTCCTCATTTTCTCTGGCCTGGAGATAGCCACCACCTTCGAGCATTACTACCA GCACTACATGGCCGACCGTCTCCTCAGCGTGGGCTCGAGCTGGCTGGAGGGGGCCGTGCTGGAGCAGATCGGTCCCTGCTTCCCCAACCGCCTCCCCCAGCAGATGCTGCGCAGCCTGAGCACGTCTGAGGAGCTGCAACGCCAGTTCCATGTCTATCAGCTCCAGCGGCTCGATCAGCAGCTCCTGAAGCTGGACGACACCGAAAAGAAGATACAG GGAGGCCACGAGGCCAGCGACAAGGAGCacaagggagagaaagcagacgGACCTGGGGTTGCAGCGGCCACGGGGGAGGAGGacgaggaagaagaggaagatgaggatCTCTACTATGAGGGGGCAATGCCAGAAGTGTCTGTGCTGGTCCTGTCACCTCGCTGCTGGCCCATTGCCTCCATCCGCCACACGCTCAACCCCAGAACTTGCCTGCCCTCCTACCTCAGAGGCACCGTGAACCAGTACTCCAACTTCTACAGCAAGA GTCAGAGCTACCCGGCCCTGGAGCGAGGCCCGCAGAGGCGGCTGCAGTGGACGTGGCTGGGCCGGGCTGAGCTGCAGTTTGGGGACCAGACCCTGCATGTGTCCACCGTGCAGATGTGGCTGCTGTTGTATCTCAACGACCTGAAG GCTGTCTCCGTGGAGAGTCTGCTGGCGCTCTCTGGGCTCTCTCCAGACATGCTCGATCAGGCGATTGGGCCTCTTACCTCTTCGAGAGGCCCCCTGGACCTTGAAGAGCAAAAGGATGTCCCAGGAA GGCTGCTCAAGATTCGGGATGCCAGTGAGGAGCCCAGGCCAAGGAGGGGCAATGTGTGGCTCATCCCACCTCAGACGTACCTGAAAGCTGAGGATGAAGAGGGTCGGAATCTGGAGAAGAGACGGAACCTTCTGAACTGCCTCATTGTCCGAATCCTCAAGGCGCATGGGGACGAGGGGCTGCACATTGACCAGCTTGTCTGTCGG GTCCTGGACGCCTGGCAGAAGGGCCCGTGCCCTCCCAGAGGTTTGGTCAGTAGCCTTGGTAAGGGGTCTGCCTGTGGCAGTACCGATGTCCTCTCCTGTGTCCTGCACCTCCTGGGCAAGGGCACCGTGAGGCGCCATGATGATCGGCCCCACACACTGTCCTATGCGGTCCCTGTGACGGTGATGGAGCCTCACACTGAGTCCCTGAACCCAGGCTCTTCTGGCCCCAACCCGCCCCTCACCTTCCACACCCTGCAGATCCGCTCTCGGGGCGTGCCCTATGCCTCCTGCACCGGCACCCACAGCTTCTCTACCTTCCGGTAG
- the CUL7 gene encoding cullin-7 isoform X3 — protein MVGELRYREFRVPLGPGLHAYPDELIRQRVGHDGHPEYQIRWLILRRGDDGDGGSSQVDCKAEHILLWMSNDEIYANCHKMLGEDGQVIGPSQEIAGEAGALDKSVLGEMETDVKALIQRALRQLEECVGTIPPAPLLHTVHVLSAYASIEPLTGVFKDPRVLDLLMHMLSSPDYQIRWSAGRMIQALASHDAGTRTQILLSLSQQEAIEKHLDFDSRCALLALFAQATLSEHPMSFEGIQLPQVPGRLLFSLVKRYLHVTSLLDQLNDSTAEPGAQNSSSPEELSAERDRLELEFSMAMGTLISELVQAMRWDWASSRQGPLARSSCSIFQPQMAEAGRGLPPTRAQPSIRRSRRFRPRSEFASGNTYALYVRETLQPGMRVRMLDDYEEVSAGDEGEFRQSNNGVPPVQVLWESTGRTYWVHWHMLEILGFEEDIEDVVEAEDYHRAVVSGALGIAVPSWRWKPMTELYAVPYVLPEDEDAEESEHLSQAEWWELLFFIKKLDGPDHQEVLQILQENLDGEVLDDEILAELAVPIELAQDLLLALPQRLDDSALRDLLNCRVYRKYGPEALAGQPAYPTLLEAQAQPQESAGAAREEGKEPPTQYPDTPLRRLMEGCGPPGRTFLDLEHALSSGGPQETEIKPFLLQLQRQPQPFLTLMRSLATPAANKPLHLTVLRILMQLVDFPEAPLLPWHEAMDACMACLRSPDTDREVLQELIFFLHRLASVSRDYAVVLNQLGARDAISKALEKHLGKLELAQELRDMVFKCEKHAHLYRKLTTNILGGCIQMVLGQIEDHRRTHRPINIPFFDVFLRYLCQGSSVEVKEDKCWEKVEVSSNPHRASKLTDRNPKTYWESNGSAGSHYITLHMHRGVLIRQLTLLVAGEDSSYMPARVVVFGGDSPNSLNTELNSVNVMPSASRVVLLENLNRFWPVIQIRIKRCQQGGIDTRIRGLEVLGPKPTFWPVFREQLCRHTRLFYMVRAQAWSQDIAEDRRSLLHLSSRLNGALRQEQNFADRFLPDDEAAQALGKTCWEALVSPLVQNITSPDEDGISPLGWLLDQYLECREAAHNPQSRAAAFSSRVRRLTHLLVHVEPCEAPPPAVAAPRPKGRNRSHDWSSLATRGLPSSIVRNLTRCWGAVVEEQVNNFLTSHWRDDDFVPRYCEHFHNLQKSSSELFGPRAAFLLALHNGCAGGLLKLPFLKAAHVSEQFARHIDQRIQGSRIGGARGMEMLAQLQRCLETVLIFSGLEIATTFEHYYQHYMADRLLSVGSSWLEGAVLEQIGPCFPNRLPQQMLRSLSTSEELQRQFHVYQLQRLDQQLLKLDDTEKKIQGGHEASDKEHKGEKADGPGVAAATGEEDEEEEEDEDLYYEGAMPEVSVLVLSPRCWPIASIRHTLNPRTCLPSYLRGTVNQYSNFYSKSQSYPALERGPQRRLQWTWLGRAELQFGDQTLHVSTVQMWLLLYLNDLKAVSVESLLALSGLSPDMLDQAIGPLTSSRGPLDLEEQKDVPGRLLKIRDASEEPRPRRGNVWLIPPQTYLKAEDEEGRNLEKRRNLLNCLIVRILKAHGDEGLHIDQLVCRVLDAWQKGPCPPRGLVSSLGKGSACGSTDVLSCVLHLLGKGTVRRHDDRPHTLSYAVPVTVMEPHTESLNPGSSGPNPPLTFHTLQIRSRGVPYASCTGTHSFSTFR, from the exons ATGGTGGGGGAGCTCCGCTACAGGGAATTCAGAGTGCCCCTGGGGCCGGGCTTGCACGCCTATCCAGATGAGCTGATCCGCCAGCGGGTGGGCCACGATGGGCATCCTGAGTACCAGATTCGCTGGCTCATCCTCCGGCGTGGGGATGACGGGGACGGGGGCTCTAGCCAAGTGGACTGCAAGGCCGAACACATCTTGCTGTGGATGTCCAATGACGAGATCTACGCCAACTGCCACAAGATGCTGGGCGAGGATGGCCAGGTCATCGGGCCCTCTCAGGAGAttgcaggggaggctggggcccTGGACAAGTCTGTGCTGGGGGAAATGGAAACCGATGTGAAGGCTTTGATTCAGAGGGCCCTCCGGCAGCTGGAGGAGTGTGTGGGCACCATCCCTCCTGCTCCTCTTCTTCATACTGTGCACGTACTCAGCGCCTACGCCAGCATCGAGCCTCTGACTGGGGTGTTCAAAGACCCAAGGGTCCTGGACCTGCTCATGCACATGTTGAGCAGTCCTGATTATCAGATCCGCTGGAGTGCGGGCCGGATGATCCAAGCCCTGGCCTCCCATGATGCTG GGACCCGGACTCAGATTCTTCTATCGCTGAGCCAGCAAGAGGCCATTGAGAAACACCTGGATTTTGACAGCCGCTGTGCTCTGCTGGCTCTGTTCGCACAGGCCACGCTCTCTGAACATCCCATGTCTTTTGAGGGCATTCAGCTGCCACAG GTTCCGGGAAGGCTGCTCTTCTCCCTGGTAAAGCGCTATTTACATGTCACTTCCCTTCTGGACCAGCTGAATGACAGCACTGCAGAACCAGGGGCCCAGAACAGCTCTTCTCCTGAGGAGTTGAGTGCGGAAAGGGATCGACTGGAGCTGGAGTTCAGCATGGCCATGGGCACCTTGATCTCAGAGCTGGTGCAGGCCATGCGCTGGGACTGGGCCTCGAGCAGACAAGGGCCCTTGGCCCGGTCTTCCTGCTCCATCTTCCAGCCCCAGATGGCGGAGGCTGGCCGGGGGCTGCCACCCACCCGGGCCCAGCCCTCCATTAGGAGGTCAAGGAGGTTCCGCCCTCGCTCTGAGTTTGCAAGTGGCAACACTTATGCCTTGTACGTGCGAGAGACACTGCAGCCTGGGATGCGAGTGCGCATGCTGGATGACTACGAGGAGGTCAGCGCTGGGGACGAGGGCGAGTTCCGCCAGAGCAACAACGGCGTGCCCCCTGTGCAG GTGTTGTGGGAGTCGACGGGCCGCACCTACTGGGTACACTGGCACATGCTGGAAATTCTGGGCTTTGAGGAAGACATTGAGGATGTGGTTGAGGCTGAGGACTACCACAGGGCAGTGGTCAGTGGAGCCCTGGGTATAG CTGTGCCCTCCTGGCGGTGGAAACCCATGACAGAGCTCTATGCGGTGCCCTACGTGCTGCCTGAGGATGAGGATGCTGAGGAGAGTGAACACCTGTCCCAGGCGGAGTGGTGGGAGCTCCTCTTCTTCATCAAGAAGCTGGACGGCCCCGACCATCAGGAGGTTCTCCAGATTCTGCAGGAGAACCTGGATGGGGAG GTTCTGGATGACGAGATCCTGGCTGAGCTGGCCGTGCCTATAGAGTTGGCCCAGGACCTGCTGCTGGCTCTGCCACAGCGACTCGATGACAGCGCTCTCAGGGACCTGCTCAACTGCCGTGTCTACAGGAAATATGGGCCCGAGGCTCTGGCAGGGCAGCCAGCTTACCCAACCCTGCTGGAAGCCCAGGCTCAGCCTCAGGAATCAGCAGGTGCAGCCAGAGAGGAAG GAAAAGAACCCCCAACACAGTATCCTGATACTCCTCTGCGGCGACTGATGGAGGGCTGCGGTCCACCTGGAAGGACCTTCCTGGACCTGGAGCACGCCCTCAGCTCAGGGGGGCCCCAGGAGACAGAGATCAAGCCTTTCCTGCTCCAGCTGCAGCGGCAGCCCCAGCCCTTCCTTACACTGATGCGGAGCCTTGCCACCCCGGCAGCCAACAAGCCCCTGCACTTGACCGTTCtgag aaTCCTGATGCAGCTGGTGGACTTCCCCGAGGCGCCGCTGCTCCCCTGGCACGAGGCCATGGACGCCTGCATGGCCTGCCTGCGGTCACCAGACACTGACCGAGAG GTGCTCCAGGAGCTGATCTTCTTCCTGCACCGCCTGGCCTCCGTGAGCAGGGACTATGCCGTGGTCCTGAATCAGCTGGGAGCCCGAGATGCCATCTCCAAGGCCCTGGAAAAGCACCTGGGAAAACTGGAGCTGGCTCAGGAGCTGCGGGACATGGTGTTCAAGTGTGAGAAGCATGCCCACCTCTACCGGAAACTCACCACCAACATCCTGGGAGGCTGTATCCAG ATGGTGCTGGGCCAGATCGAAGACCACAGACGGACCCACCGACCCATCAACATCCCGTTCTTTGACGTGTTCCTCAGATACCTGTGCCAGG gctccAGTGTGGAGGTGAAGGAGGACAAGTGCTGGGAGAAGGTAGAGGTGTCCTCCAACCCCCACCGGGCCAGCAAGCTGACGGACCGCAACCCCAAGACCTACTGGGAGTCCAACGGCAGTGCGGGCTCCCACTACATCACCTTGCACATGCACCGGGGCGTTCTTATCCG GCAGCTGACTCTGCTGGTGGCTGGTGAAGACTCGAGCTACATGCCGGCGAGGGTGGTGGTGTTTGGGGGCGACAGCCCCAACTCTCTTAACACAGAACTCAACTCG GTCAACGTGATGCCGTCCGCCAGCCGGGTGGTCCTCCTGGAGAACCTGAACCGCTTCTGGCCTGTCATCCAGATCCGCATAAAGCGCTGCCAGCAG GGCGGCATTGACACACGCATCCGGGGCTTAGAGGTCCTGGGCCCCAAGCCCACCTTCTGGCCGGTGTTCCGGGAGCAGCTGTGCCGTCACACACGCCTCTTCTACATGGTTCGGGCACAGGCCTGGAGTCAGGATATAGCAGAGGACCGCAGGAGCCTCCTGCACCTGAGTTCTAG ACTCAATGGGGCTCTGCGGCAGGAGCAGAATTTTGCTGATCGCTTCCTCCCTGATGACGAGGCCGCCCAAGCACTGGGCAAGACCTGCTGGGAGGCCCTGGTCAGCCCCCTGGTGCAGAACATCACCTCCCCCG ACGAGGATGGCATCAGCCCCCTGGGCTGGCTGCTGGACCAGTACCTGGAGTGTCGGGAGGCTGCCCACAACCCCCAGAGCCGTGCGGCTGCTTTCTCCTCGAGGGTGCGCCGTCTCACCCACTTGCTGGTGCACGTTGAGCCCTGTGAGGCGCCGCCTCCAGCCGTGGCTGCTCCCCGCCCCA AGGGCAGAAACCGAAGCCATGACTGGAGCTCCCTGGCCACCCGGGGGCTCCCCAGCAGCATTGTGAGAAACCTGACCCGCTGCTGGGGGGCAGTGGTGGAGGAGCAG GTGAACAACTTCCTGACTTCGCACTGGCGGGATGATGACTTTGTGCCGCGCTACTGCGAACACTTTCACAACCTGCAGAAGTCGAGCTCCGAGCTGTTTGGGCCCAGGGCGGCCTTCCTGCTGGCCCTGCACAATGGCTGTGCCGGAGGCTTACTGAAGCTCCCATTCCTCAAAGCCGCCCAT gtgAGTGAGCAGTTCGCCCGGCACATCGACCAGCGGATCCAGGGCAGCAGGATTGGCGGAGCCCGCGGGATGGAGATGCTGGCGCAGTTGCAGCGCTGCCTGGAGACGGTCCTCATTTTCTCTGGCCTGGAGATAGCCACCACCTTCGAGCATTACTACCA GCACTACATGGCCGACCGTCTCCTCAGCGTGGGCTCGAGCTGGCTGGAGGGGGCCGTGCTGGAGCAGATCGGTCCCTGCTTCCCCAACCGCCTCCCCCAGCAGATGCTGCGCAGCCTGAGCACGTCTGAGGAGCTGCAACGCCAGTTCCATGTCTATCAGCTCCAGCGGCTCGATCAGCAGCTCCTGAAGCTGGACGACACCGAAAAGAAGATACAG GGAGGCCACGAGGCCAGCGACAAGGAGCacaagggagagaaagcagacgGACCTGGGGTTGCAGCGGCCACGGGGGAGGAGGacgaggaagaagaggaagatgaggatCTCTACTATGAGGGGGCAATGCCAGAAGTGTCTGTGCTGGTCCTGTCACCTCGCTGCTGGCCCATTGCCTCCATCCGCCACACGCTCAACCCCAGAACTTGCCTGCCCTCCTACCTCAGAGGCACCGTGAACCAGTACTCCAACTTCTACAGCAAGA GTCAGAGCTACCCGGCCCTGGAGCGAGGCCCGCAGAGGCGGCTGCAGTGGACGTGGCTGGGCCGGGCTGAGCTGCAGTTTGGGGACCAGACCCTGCATGTGTCCACCGTGCAGATGTGGCTGCTGTTGTATCTCAACGACCTGAAG GCTGTCTCCGTGGAGAGTCTGCTGGCGCTCTCTGGGCTCTCTCCAGACATGCTCGATCAGGCGATTGGGCCTCTTACCTCTTCGAGAGGCCCCCTGGACCTTGAAGAGCAAAAGGATGTCCCAGGAA GGCTGCTCAAGATTCGGGATGCCAGTGAGGAGCCCAGGCCAAGGAGGGGCAATGTGTGGCTCATCCCACCTCAGACGTACCTGAAAGCTGAGGATGAAGAGGGTCGGAATCTGGAGAAGAGACGGAACCTTCTGAACTGCCTCATTGTCCGAATCCTCAAGGCGCATGGGGACGAGGGGCTGCACATTGACCAGCTTGTCTGTCGG GTCCTGGACGCCTGGCAGAAGGGCCCGTGCCCTCCCAGAGGTTTGGTCAGTAGCCTTGGTAAGGGGTCTGCCTGTGGCAGTACCGATGTCCTCTCCTGTGTCCTGCACCTCCTGGGCAAGGGCACCGTGAGGCGCCATGATGATCGGCCCCACACACTGTCCTATGCGGTCCCTGTGACGGTGATGGAGCCTCACACTGAGTCCCTGAACCCAGGCTCTTCTGGCCCCAACCCGCCCCTCACCTTCCACACCCTGCAGATCCGCTCTCGGGGCGTGCCCTATGCCTCCTGCACCGGCACCCACAGCTTCTCTACCTTCCGGTAG